The proteins below are encoded in one region of Desulfobacterales bacterium:
- a CDS encoding ABC transporter substrate binding protein → MSGKTAIVVSRQIRPFIEVLEGIRSVFKDIPGAAAETYFLDQMDEARQDQALAKFGDGGYRIFLAIGPEAAELLWNRLPAADGGKIYSVVRNPEKNISALDREQCGVPLNIPPAEQVRRIHQGLPGIERIGIIYDPAHNEAFYEAAQAAAASLGILIKPLRVNSRQSISEILRAHLDSIDCLWMIPDQTVISETIIHYVIKTCLVQGKSVIGYNKFFYESGACLSFVFDFHQIGRQTGAMVADLYQGKPCGRQTPAYEVWLNKRVCKRLETELPENPPPMIKVQP, encoded by the coding sequence ATGTCAGGAAAGACGGCCATTGTTGTTTCACGGCAGATTCGCCCGTTTATTGAGGTTTTGGAAGGCATCCGCAGCGTCTTTAAAGATATCCCGGGGGCTGCTGCGGAAACTTATTTTCTGGATCAAATGGATGAGGCGCGCCAGGATCAGGCGCTGGCGAAATTTGGTGACGGCGGCTACCGCATTTTTCTGGCAATCGGACCGGAAGCCGCGGAATTGCTTTGGAACCGTCTGCCCGCTGCGGATGGGGGGAAAATATATTCCGTCGTGCGCAATCCGGAAAAAAATATTTCAGCACTGGATCGCGAACAGTGCGGCGTGCCTTTGAATATCCCTCCCGCCGAGCAAGTCCGGCGAATCCATCAGGGTTTGCCCGGTATTGAGCGTATCGGCATAATTTACGATCCGGCTCATAATGAAGCTTTTTATGAAGCGGCGCAAGCCGCGGCCGCTTCATTGGGAATTTTAATTAAGCCTTTGCGAGTCAATTCCCGCCAGAGTATTTCCGAGATACTTCGGGCCCACCTGGATTCGATTGATTGCCTATGGATGATCCCGGACCAGACGGTGATTTCTGAAACCATTATCCACTATGTGATTAAAACCTGCCTTGTGCAGGGGAAATCTGTTATAGGTTATAATAAATTTTTTTATGAAAGCGGGGCCTGCCTGTCATTTGTTTTTGATTTTCATCAGATCGGCCGGCAAACTGGTGCCATGGTGGCGGATCTATATCAGGGGAAGCCTTGCGGCAGGCAAACCCCGGCATATGAGGTGTGGTTGAATAAGCGGGTATGCAAGCGGTTGGAAACAGAGCTGCCTGAAAACCCCCCTCCGATGATTAAGGTGCAGCCATGA
- the gspD gene encoding type II secretion system secretin GspD, translated as MALKSDAKRRLPIIFIAMVFALMSGCATQSGPQKRDFQIEVGGDAEEVSSQDRDLAPGKGEETVSTVQSDALVSAPDPSEPPLGGGEPRRQQSSPDGETSAESRIKASAEDEKSNSDAPVHFSQRQQSGEKKFLLNFEEAELIEVVRHFSQILEINYILDAPVKGKVTIHSAGKLDRSELWPVFYQLLEINGLTAVKRGEYFHIVSAEDLTRLPLFSNVGRDLDAEKTRGGVIVQIIPLNSIKSDEILKLLKPFTSKAGEILAQSETNTLIVVDYRDNIEKILRLVNAFDVDFFEQIDYAFYPLDHMDAKEMADVLEKIFQSPINKNKSSNTMFIPIQRLNSILLISPAEDTFQSVEQFIEQLDVPRKGMSSQIYVYSVKNGQAGEIADLLNEVFRSEKRAEGPGESAGISGNPFAADAKREKRDAAETVKAKGDRSDADADADYNQSSGQESEAQKPAQEIAYSNTLRDHVKIVADETRNSLIIEAIPPDYALISELLKKIDVLPRQVLIKMTIAEVNLDDKTEMGVEWSYVKGEGGTPGTSLLSASAGANGFKYTIGEIDRWTSALSALASKNMVNILSSPTILASNSQNAQIDISTEVPVASSEFEYTSGDNPVVSTNIEYRDTGVMLSVTPHINEVGLVTMDIEQEVSELAENVSVGGQTFPSFFKRRARTTLSVKSGQTIVIGGLIKETQTDSRSGTPWFVDIPILKYIFGKSTDSVSKTELIIFISPQVITSLADVDAVTSEFKKQMKGILDSEP; from the coding sequence ATGGCATTGAAAAGCGACGCAAAAAGACGACTTCCGATTATTTTTATTGCAATGGTGTTCGCTTTGATGAGTGGTTGCGCCACCCAAAGCGGGCCACAAAAGAGGGATTTCCAGATAGAAGTGGGCGGAGACGCTGAGGAAGTCTCCTCTCAGGATCGGGACCTGGCTCCGGGCAAAGGGGAGGAGACTGTATCGACAGTTCAAAGTGATGCTTTGGTCTCCGCCCCTGACCCATCTGAGCCCCCTTTAGGGGGCGGCGAGCCGAGGCGGCAGCAATCAAGCCCGGATGGCGAAACGTCCGCTGAATCTCGTATTAAAGCATCCGCGGAAGATGAAAAATCCAATTCGGATGCGCCGGTCCATTTTTCTCAACGGCAGCAATCGGGTGAAAAAAAATTCCTGTTAAACTTTGAAGAGGCTGAATTGATTGAGGTGGTCCGCCATTTTTCACAGATTCTGGAGATTAATTACATTCTGGATGCACCGGTGAAAGGAAAGGTTACGATACACAGCGCCGGCAAATTAGACCGGTCTGAATTGTGGCCGGTTTTCTATCAATTATTGGAGATCAATGGATTAACAGCGGTAAAACGCGGCGAATATTTTCATATCGTATCCGCAGAAGACCTCACCCGCCTGCCCCTTTTTTCGAATGTGGGGCGCGACCTGGATGCCGAAAAAACCAGGGGCGGGGTGATTGTTCAAATTATCCCGTTAAACAGCATCAAATCTGATGAAATATTGAAATTATTGAAGCCTTTTACCAGCAAGGCGGGTGAGATCCTTGCCCAATCGGAAACCAATACTTTGATTGTTGTCGATTACCGTGACAACATTGAAAAGATTTTGCGCCTGGTTAATGCCTTTGATGTCGATTTTTTCGAGCAAATCGATTATGCGTTTTATCCCCTCGACCATATGGACGCCAAGGAGATGGCGGATGTGCTGGAAAAGATTTTTCAGTCGCCAATTAATAAAAATAAATCCTCAAATACAATGTTTATCCCCATCCAACGGTTGAACAGCATTCTGTTGATAAGTCCGGCCGAAGACACCTTTCAATCCGTTGAACAGTTTATTGAACAGCTTGATGTCCCCAGAAAAGGCATGTCGTCCCAGATTTACGTCTATTCTGTCAAAAATGGCCAAGCCGGAGAAATTGCGGATTTGCTCAATGAAGTGTTTCGTTCTGAGAAAAGGGCCGAAGGGCCGGGCGAATCTGCCGGCATATCAGGCAATCCGTTTGCGGCGGATGCTAAGCGGGAAAAGCGGGATGCGGCGGAGACGGTAAAAGCCAAAGGTGATAGGAGTGATGCCGATGCCGATGCCGATTATAATCAATCTTCGGGCCAGGAGTCAGAAGCTCAAAAGCCCGCCCAGGAGATCGCTTACTCCAATACACTGCGCGATCATGTCAAGATTGTTGCGGATGAAACCCGCAATTCGCTGATTATTGAAGCGATTCCCCCGGATTATGCACTGATTTCAGAGCTTTTGAAAAAAATTGATGTCCTGCCCAGGCAGGTTTTAATCAAAATGACCATTGCTGAGGTAAATCTTGATGACAAAACCGAAATGGGGGTGGAGTGGTCTTACGTGAAGGGAGAGGGAGGAACTCCCGGCACCAGTCTGCTGAGTGCCTCGGCCGGAGCCAATGGCTTTAAGTATACGATCGGCGAGATCGATCGGTGGACTTCGGCCCTGTCAGCTTTGGCTTCAAAAAATATGGTAAATATTCTCTCATCCCCCACCATTCTTGCATCCAACAGCCAGAATGCCCAAATTGACATTTCAACCGAGGTGCCTGTGGCCAGCTCCGAGTTTGAATACACATCAGGGGATAACCCTGTGGTATCGACCAATATAGAGTATCGGGATACAGGCGTGATGCTTTCCGTGACCCCTCATATCAATGAAGTCGGCCTGGTTACGATGGATATTGAGCAGGAAGTCAGTGAACTGGCAGAGAATGTGAGTGTGGGCGGGCAAACCTTTCCCTCTTTTTTTAAGCGCCGGGCCCGGACGACGCTTTCTGTGAAAAGCGGCCAGACTATCGTTATCGGCGGATTGATTAAAGAGACGCAAACCGACAGCAGATCAGGCACACCATGGTTTGTCGATATCCCAATATTAAAATATATTTTCGGAAAGTCTACGGATTCGGTCTCCAAGACCGAGCTGATTATTTTCATCTCGCCACAGGTCATTACGAGTCTGGCGGATGTGGATGCGGTAACCAGTGAATTCAAAAAACAAATGAAGGGCATCCTGGATTCGGAGCCATAA
- the gspM gene encoding type II secretion system protein GspM: MDKRKRNLLVFGAILLVFGAIYRFYPLVGDLWPGGTDLEAQQNQILQYNKQLQKINAMKSRLSTLEKKLSELESQLFTGKTPSLAAVSIQKILREISEKNGAQIESVEVLSVNTFENVPYVEIPVRFVILAEIDQLRHILYGIEGHSRYMVVKDAQVKPRKVKGSDDGVYARLTVTGLMKENG; encoded by the coding sequence ATGGATAAACGAAAACGAAATTTACTGGTATTCGGCGCAATATTGCTGGTATTCGGCGCAATATATCGTTTTTATCCGCTGGTGGGCGATCTCTGGCCCGGTGGCACTGACCTGGAAGCACAACAGAACCAGATATTGCAATATAACAAGCAGCTGCAGAAAATAAATGCGATGAAATCGCGGCTGAGCACCTTGGAAAAAAAGCTGAGCGAACTGGAATCTCAGCTTTTCACAGGTAAAACCCCTTCACTGGCAGCCGTTTCGATTCAGAAAATATTAAGGGAAATTTCCGAAAAAAACGGGGCGCAGATCGAGTCCGTTGAAGTGCTATCGGTCAACACGTTCGAAAATGTTCCTTATGTCGAAATTCCGGTCCGGTTTGTCATATTGGCCGAGATTGATCAGTTAAGGCATATTCTGTATGGTATTGAGGGACATTCCCGGTATATGGTGGTTAAAGACGCACAGGTAAAGCCAAGGAAAGTTAAAGGCAGCGATGACGGGGTTTATGCGAGGCTGACCGTTACCGGACTCATGAAGGAAAATGGGTAG